One Sediminicola sp. YIK13 DNA segment encodes these proteins:
- the fumC gene encoding class II fumarate hydratase — translation MSFRIEKDTMGEVKVPSDKYWGAQTERSRNNFKIGPSASMPLDIVYGFAYLKKAAAYANHDLGVLSKEKRDMIAAVCDEILEGKHNDQFPLVIWQTGSGTQSNMNVNEVVANRAHEMAGNKIGEGEKTIQANDDVNKSQSSNDTFPTGMHIAAYKKIVEVTIPGVTQLRDTLHKKAQEFKNVVKIGRTHLMDATPLTLGQEFSGYVSQLDHGLKALKNTLPHLSELALGGTAVGTGLNTPEGYDVLVAEYIAKFTGLPFITAENKFEALAAHDAIVESHGALKQLSVALNKIANDIRMMASGPRSGIGEIIIPANEPGSSIMPGKVNPTQCEALTMVCAQVMGNDVAITVGGTQGHYELNVFKPMMAANILQSAELLGDACVSFDENCAIGIEPNHGVIKQLLNNSLMLVTALNTKIGYYKAAEIANTAHKNGTTLKEEAINLGYVTAEDYDDWVKPEDMVGSMK, via the coding sequence ATGAGCTTTAGAATTGAAAAAGACACTATGGGAGAGGTTAAGGTCCCATCCGATAAATATTGGGGCGCACAAACAGAGCGTTCCCGAAACAATTTTAAAATAGGTCCTTCGGCTTCCATGCCCTTGGATATCGTCTATGGCTTTGCATATCTTAAGAAAGCTGCAGCCTATGCCAACCATGACCTTGGAGTTCTTAGCAAAGAAAAAAGGGATATGATCGCTGCCGTATGTGATGAAATCTTGGAAGGCAAACACAACGATCAATTTCCATTGGTGATTTGGCAAACAGGATCTGGAACCCAGAGCAATATGAACGTGAACGAGGTTGTTGCCAATAGGGCACATGAAATGGCGGGGAATAAAATAGGTGAAGGAGAAAAAACGATTCAGGCCAACGATGACGTGAACAAATCTCAATCTTCCAATGACACCTTCCCTACAGGGATGCATATTGCGGCTTACAAGAAAATTGTTGAAGTGACCATTCCTGGAGTAACGCAACTTAGAGATACATTACATAAAAAAGCACAAGAATTTAAAAATGTGGTGAAAATTGGTCGTACCCATTTAATGGATGCAACCCCCCTCACCTTAGGTCAGGAATTTTCTGGTTATGTTTCCCAATTGGACCACGGCCTAAAAGCATTAAAAAATACTTTACCACATTTGAGTGAATTGGCATTGGGTGGTACGGCCGTAGGAACAGGATTAAATACCCCTGAAGGCTATGATGTTTTGGTAGCAGAATATATTGCCAAATTTACAGGCCTACCCTTTATCACCGCCGAAAACAAATTTGAAGCCTTAGCTGCCCACGATGCTATTGTGGAAAGTCACGGTGCCTTAAAACAATTGTCAGTGGCCTTGAATAAAATAGCCAATGATATTAGAATGATGGCCTCTGGACCGCGTTCTGGGATTGGGGAAATTATCATCCCTGCCAATGAACCTGGTAGTTCTATTATGCCAGGAAAAGTGAATCCAACCCAGTGTGAGGCGCTTACGATGGTATGTGCTCAAGTAATGGGTAATGACGTTGCCATCACTGTAGGCGGTACCCAAGGTCACTATGAGTTAAACGTATTTAAACCTATGATGGCTGCAAATATTCTTCAATCTGCAGAATTACTTGGGGATGCCTGTGTCAGTTTTGATGAGAATTGTGCAATCGGGATAGAGCCCAACCATGGCGTTATTAAACAACTGTTGAACAATTCCTTAATGTTGGTCACTGCTTTAAACACCAAAATTGGATACTATAAAGCAGCTGAAATAGCCAATACAGCACATAAGAATGGAACCACGCTTAAAGAAGAAGCAATCAATCTGGGCTATGTTACAGCTGAGGATTATGATGATTGGGTAAAGCCGGAAGATATGGTTGGATCGATGAAATAA
- a CDS encoding GNAT family N-acetyltransferase, with product MSTEIISFEPKYAPAFKALNIAWLEKFFYVESHDADLLENCEQTIINKGGFIFFAKYQDTIVGCFSFIMIDDRIYELGKMAVDPQYQGLKIGQALMDHAVAFARTNNWNKILLYSNTKLENAIYIYKKYGFQEIYLESDTPYERSNIKMELLIN from the coding sequence ATGTCCACAGAAATAATATCTTTTGAACCCAAATATGCACCTGCCTTTAAAGCGCTTAATATAGCTTGGTTGGAGAAATTTTTTTATGTTGAATCACATGATGCCGATCTCTTGGAAAACTGTGAACAGACCATTATCAACAAAGGAGGCTTTATATTTTTTGCTAAGTACCAAGACACCATAGTTGGATGTTTTTCCTTTATTATGATTGATGATAGGATATACGAACTAGGCAAAATGGCTGTAGATCCACAATATCAAGGTTTAAAGATTGGTCAGGCACTAATGGACCATGCCGTGGCCTTTGCCAGAACAAATAATTGGAATAAAATACTTCTCTATTCCAATACGAAGTTGGAAAATGCCATTTATATCTATAAAAAATACGGTTTTCAAGAAATATATCTGGAGTCCGATACCCCCTATGAACGAAGTAATATTAAAATGGAATTACTAATAAATTGA
- a CDS encoding MBL fold metallo-hydrolase: protein MKTIIILLAVFSSMLTACKDAPKEKSIEPMTTEVTTPKTEKEELKIVPIEHASTVLEWGDITIYVDPVGGAVAYEGQSQPDLILITDIHGDHFSLETLQELNTEKAKIIVPQEVADKMPQEFATQLDILNNGDSKERYGITVEAVPMYNLRKEALQMHPKGRGNGYVLNMGGKRIYFSGDTEDIPEMRSLENIDTAFICMNLPYTMTEESAAEAVLEFQPKQVYPYHYRGNPNVSDVTKFKALVEKGNPAINVVQLDWYPKESY, encoded by the coding sequence ATGAAAACTATAATAATTTTGCTTGCAGTTTTTTCTTCCATGCTAACAGCATGCAAGGATGCCCCTAAGGAAAAGTCCATTGAACCTATGACTACGGAGGTAACTACCCCAAAAACGGAAAAAGAAGAACTAAAAATTGTTCCCATTGAACACGCTAGTACCGTATTGGAATGGGGAGACATTACAATTTATGTAGATCCAGTTGGTGGTGCAGTGGCTTATGAAGGACAAAGTCAGCCCGATCTAATTCTAATTACTGATATACATGGAGATCATTTCAGCCTTGAGACGCTACAGGAACTAAATACTGAAAAGGCAAAAATCATAGTACCTCAAGAGGTGGCCGATAAAATGCCACAAGAGTTTGCCACACAATTGGATATCTTGAACAACGGGGATTCCAAAGAGCGATATGGTATTACTGTTGAAGCTGTTCCGATGTACAACTTAAGAAAAGAAGCTCTTCAAATGCATCCTAAGGGAAGAGGTAATGGTTACGTCCTTAACATGGGCGGTAAGCGTATTTATTTTTCAGGAGATACGGAAGATATTCCTGAAATGCGCTCCTTGGAAAATATTGATACCGCTTTTATCTGCATGAACCTTCCATACACAATGACAGAGGAAAGTGCTGCGGAAGCGGTATTGGAATTTCAACCCAAGCAGGTGTACCCTTACCATTACAGAGGCAACCCAAATGTTAGTGATGTTACCAAATTCAAAGCTTTGGTAGAAAAAGGAAATCCAGCCATTAATGTGGTTCAGCTAGACTGGTATCCAAAAGAATCATACTAA
- the ettA gene encoding energy-dependent translational throttle protein EttA, whose product MSDDKKVIFSMSGVTKTYKTANTPVLKNIYLSFFYGAKIGILGLNGSGKSTLLKIIAGVDKNFQGDVVFSPGYKVGYLEQEPQLDESKTVLEVVKEGVADTVAILDEYNKINDMFGLPEVYEDADKMQKLMDKQAELQDKIDASDAWELDTKLEIAMDALRTPEPDKKIGVLSGGERRRVALCRLLLQEPEILLLDEPTNHLDAESVHWLEHHLAQYKGTVIAVTHDRYFLDNVAGWILELDRGEGIPWKGNYSSWLEQKSKRMADESKVASKRQKTLERELEWVRQGAKGRQTKQKARLKNYDKLLSQDQKQLDENLEIYIPNGPRLGTNVIEAIGVSKAYGDKLLYEDLNFKLPQAGIVGVIGPNGAGKTTIFKMIMGEEKPDSGEFVVGDTAKIAYVDQKHSNINPEKTIWQNFSDEQELIMMGGRQVNSRAYLSRFNFSGSEQNKKVNMLSGGERNRLHLAMTLKEEGNVLLLDEPTNDLDVNTLRALEEGLENFAGCAVVISHDRWFLDRICTHILAFEGDSQVYFFEGSFSDYEENKKKRLGGDIMPKRIKYKKLIR is encoded by the coding sequence ATGTCTGACGATAAGAAAGTCATTTTTTCCATGTCTGGGGTTACCAAAACCTATAAGACAGCCAATACACCTGTATTAAAAAATATTTACCTGAGCTTCTTTTACGGGGCCAAGATTGGAATCTTGGGTCTTAACGGGTCTGGTAAGTCTACTTTGTTGAAAATTATCGCAGGAGTAGATAAAAACTTTCAGGGAGATGTAGTATTCTCTCCAGGTTATAAAGTTGGTTATTTGGAACAAGAACCGCAATTGGATGAATCCAAAACGGTTTTAGAGGTTGTTAAAGAAGGGGTGGCCGATACGGTTGCTATTTTAGATGAATACAATAAGATCAACGATATGTTTGGTCTTCCCGAGGTTTATGAGGATGCAGATAAGATGCAAAAACTTATGGACAAACAGGCAGAACTTCAGGATAAGATAGACGCCTCGGACGCTTGGGAATTGGATACGAAATTGGAAATTGCCATGGACGCTCTGCGTACCCCGGAACCCGATAAGAAAATTGGGGTACTGTCTGGAGGGGAAAGAAGACGAGTGGCACTCTGTAGGTTATTGTTACAAGAACCAGAAATATTGCTGTTGGATGAACCTACCAACCATTTGGATGCAGAATCTGTACATTGGTTGGAGCACCATTTGGCGCAATATAAGGGAACCGTAATTGCAGTAACTCACGATAGATACTTTCTTGATAATGTGGCCGGATGGATCTTGGAATTGGATAGGGGTGAAGGTATTCCTTGGAAAGGGAATTACTCCTCTTGGTTAGAGCAAAAGTCCAAAAGAATGGCCGATGAAAGTAAGGTAGCTTCAAAAAGACAGAAAACGTTGGAGCGTGAGCTGGAATGGGTACGTCAAGGAGCAAAAGGTAGACAGACCAAACAAAAGGCACGTTTAAAAAATTACGATAAATTACTGAGTCAGGATCAAAAACAATTGGATGAGAATTTGGAAATTTATATTCCAAATGGCCCAAGATTGGGAACCAATGTAATCGAGGCTATTGGCGTTAGTAAGGCCTATGGCGATAAATTGCTTTATGAGGACTTGAATTTTAAACTGCCTCAGGCGGGAATAGTAGGGGTAATAGGGCCAAACGGAGCTGGTAAAACTACTATTTTTAAAATGATTATGGGGGAAGAGAAGCCTGATAGCGGAGAGTTTGTGGTAGGAGACACTGCAAAAATCGCCTATGTGGATCAGAAACATTCCAATATCAACCCAGAGAAAACGATTTGGCAAAACTTCAGTGATGAGCAGGAGCTGATCATGATGGGAGGCAGACAAGTGAACTCCAGAGCTTATCTGAGCAGATTTAACTTTTCAGGAAGCGAACAAAACAAAAAGGTAAATATGTTATCTGGAGGGGAACGCAATAGATTACACCTGGCCATGACCTTAAAAGAAGAAGGTAACGTCTTGTTATTGGATGAACCTACCAATGATCTCGATGTAAATACTTTACGAGCCTTGGAAGAAGGTTTGGAAAATTTTGCAGGCTGTGCCGTGGTCATTTCCCACGACAGATGGTTTTTGGATAGGATCTGTACACACATCCTTGCATTTGAAGGTGATTCCCAAGTATATTTCTTTGAAGGGTCGTTCTCAGATTATGAGGAAAACAAGAAAAAACGATTAGGGGGAGATATAATGCCAAAACGTATCAAGTACAAAAAATTGATCCGCTAG
- a CDS encoding CAL67264 family membrane protein, with the protein MGMNKNTVLAWATFIMIIVGLSLIALGAFRYKDIAGWGFAAVGIGFFAIAWVFNALKGRV; encoded by the coding sequence ATGGGAATGAACAAGAATACCGTGCTTGCATGGGCGACCTTTATAATGATTATTGTAGGCCTTTCGTTGATTGCTCTAGGGGCTTTTAGATATAAAGATATTGCAGGATGGGGGTTTGCAGCAGTGGGTATTGGTTTTTTTGCCATTGCTTGGGTATTTAATGCCTTAAAAGGCAGGGTATAA
- a CDS encoding Gfo/Idh/MocA family protein: protein MENKIRWGILGPGRIAHSFTKDLLLTKTSELVAVASRNLTRAADFAKEYDAKYAFGSYEELFNSPDVDVIYIATPHTQHATLAIAAMEHGKHVLCEKPMGVNSDEVKKMIAAAQKNNVFLMEALWTRFNPTIRKIKEMVDAQEIGDLSYLQADFAFYALDREEDGRLLNPALAGGSLLDIGIYPIFLAYLLLGKPTKILASSKFHKTGAEIQTSLVFEYDKAHAMLYSGLTSNSEMKAKITGTKGSIYIHPRWHETTGFSIECNGEKEDILEPTLGKGYSYEIEEVNSCLTSGKLESDLWSHKNSLELIEILDQIRKQTGIAFPFES, encoded by the coding sequence ATGGAAAACAAAATACGATGGGGCATCTTGGGCCCTGGACGGATAGCCCATAGTTTTACAAAGGATTTACTACTAACCAAGACCTCTGAGTTGGTAGCGGTAGCCTCAAGGAATTTGACCAGAGCTGCCGATTTTGCCAAGGAATACGATGCCAAATATGCCTTTGGCAGTTATGAGGAACTTTTTAATTCTCCAGATGTAGATGTCATCTATATTGCCACCCCACATACACAACATGCCACATTGGCCATTGCTGCCATGGAACACGGAAAACACGTTTTGTGCGAAAAGCCCATGGGCGTAAACAGCGATGAAGTAAAGAAAATGATTGCTGCGGCCCAGAAGAACAATGTATTTTTAATGGAGGCCCTTTGGACCAGGTTCAATCCTACTATCAGAAAAATAAAGGAAATGGTAGACGCTCAGGAAATTGGCGATCTGAGTTACCTCCAGGCAGATTTTGCTTTTTATGCCTTGGACAGGGAGGAAGATGGAAGATTGCTAAACCCTGCTCTAGCCGGGGGCTCCCTTTTGGACATAGGAATTTACCCTATATTTTTGGCCTATTTGCTGCTAGGGAAACCAACTAAAATATTGGCATCCTCTAAATTTCATAAAACCGGTGCAGAAATCCAGACTTCGTTGGTTTTTGAATACGATAAGGCCCATGCGATGCTTTATTCTGGCCTAACCAGCAATTCTGAAATGAAGGCAAAGATTACCGGTACCAAAGGATCTATTTATATACACCCGAGATGGCACGAGACCACTGGATTTTCCATAGAGTGCAATGGAGAAAAGGAGGATATTTTGGAACCTACCTTAGGGAAGGGATACAGCTATGAAATTGAAGAGGTGAATTCCTGTTTGACCTCGGGAAAGTTAGAAAGTGATCTTTGGTCTCATAAGAACAGTTTGGAGTTGATCGAAATTTTGGACCAGATACGGAAACAAACGGGCATTGCCTTTCCTTTTGAATCCTAA
- a CDS encoding acyl-CoA carboxylase subunit beta, with product MDINFNKNEDHNKLLLSSLKQRLSKVHLGGGKSRIEKQHSQGKLTARERIDYLLDKGKKSIEIGAFAGEGMYAEHGGCPSGGVVIKIGYIQGKQCIVVANDATVKAGAWFPITAKKNLRAQEISIENRLPIIYLVDSAGVYLPMQDEIFPDKEHFGRIFRNNAVMSSMGITQIAAVMGSCVAGGAYLPIMSDEALIVDKTGSIFLAGSYLVKAAIGESIDNETLGGATTHCEVSGVTDYKAKDDKDALDTIKNIVGKIGDFDKAGYNRTASKKPIEKPEDIYGILPASRSDQYDMLEIIKRLVDDSDFEQYKEGYGRTILTGYARIDGWAVGIVANQRKVVKTTKGEMQFGGVIYSDSADKATRFIANCNQKKIPLVFLQDVTGFMVGSKSEHGGIIKDGAKMVNAVSNSVVPKFTIVIGNSYGAGNYAMCGKAFDPRFIVAWPSAELAVMSGNSAAKVLLQIEKASLKKKGETITEKKEAELFGKIKDRYDDQVSPYYAAARIWTDAVIDPLETRNWISLGIEAANHAPIEKKFNLGVLQV from the coding sequence ATGGACATAAACTTCAACAAAAACGAAGACCACAATAAATTACTTCTCTCATCCTTAAAACAGCGCTTGTCCAAAGTACATTTGGGCGGTGGAAAAAGCAGAATAGAAAAACAGCATTCGCAAGGAAAATTGACCGCTAGGGAGCGTATCGACTATTTGTTGGATAAAGGAAAGAAATCCATAGAAATTGGCGCTTTCGCTGGAGAAGGGATGTATGCCGAACACGGTGGGTGTCCTTCTGGTGGCGTTGTTATAAAAATAGGATACATACAGGGCAAACAATGTATTGTAGTTGCCAATGATGCGACAGTTAAGGCTGGTGCCTGGTTCCCTATTACGGCGAAGAAAAACCTAAGGGCGCAAGAAATTTCCATTGAAAATAGGTTGCCCATCATTTATTTGGTGGACAGTGCCGGAGTGTATCTTCCCATGCAGGATGAAATATTTCCGGATAAAGAACATTTTGGACGCATTTTTAGAAATAATGCCGTTATGAGTAGTATGGGCATCACTCAAATAGCTGCGGTAATGGGCAGCTGTGTTGCCGGAGGGGCTTATTTGCCCATCATGAGTGATGAAGCCCTGATCGTTGACAAAACCGGTAGTATATTCTTGGCGGGAAGTTATTTGGTGAAGGCGGCTATAGGAGAAAGTATAGACAATGAAACCTTGGGAGGAGCTACCACGCATTGTGAAGTTAGCGGGGTAACGGATTACAAGGCCAAGGACGATAAGGACGCCTTGGATACCATAAAAAATATTGTTGGTAAAATTGGTGATTTTGATAAGGCTGGATACAATAGAACAGCCTCTAAAAAACCTATTGAAAAGCCAGAAGACATTTACGGAATTTTACCCGCTTCACGTTCCGATCAATATGATATGCTGGAAATTATTAAGCGATTGGTAGACGATTCAGATTTTGAACAGTATAAAGAAGGGTATGGTAGAACCATATTAACGGGCTACGCTCGGATCGATGGGTGGGCTGTTGGTATAGTTGCCAACCAAAGAAAAGTAGTAAAGACGACCAAAGGGGAAATGCAATTTGGGGGGGTCATTTATTCTGACTCTGCGGATAAAGCCACCCGATTTATAGCCAATTGTAATCAGAAGAAGATACCCTTGGTCTTTTTACAGGATGTAACCGGATTTATGGTGGGAAGCAAAAGTGAACATGGCGGAATAATTAAGGACGGTGCAAAAATGGTCAATGCCGTTAGCAACTCGGTTGTGCCCAAATTTACAATAGTGATAGGCAATAGCTATGGGGCCGGAAATTATGCCATGTGCGGCAAGGCCTTTGATCCACGATTCATTGTGGCCTGGCCCAGCGCCGAATTGGCCGTAATGAGCGGAAATTCTGCTGCCAAAGTCCTGTTGCAGATAGAAAAAGCCTCCTTAAAAAAGAAGGGGGAAACCATCACTGAAAAGAAGGAAGCTGAGCTTTTCGGTAAAATCAAGGACCGTTATGATGACCAAGTGTCTCCATATTATGCCGCTGCGAGAATATGGACAGATGCCGTAATAGATCCGTTGGAAACCAGAAATTGGATTTCCTTGGGAATTGAGGCCGCTAATCACGCACCAATAGAAAAGAAATTTAATTTAGGGGTCCTACAGGTTTAA